A region from the Bos indicus isolate NIAB-ARS_2022 breed Sahiwal x Tharparkar chromosome 14, NIAB-ARS_B.indTharparkar_mat_pri_1.0, whole genome shotgun sequence genome encodes:
- the MOS gene encoding proto-oncogene serine/threonine-protein kinase mos gives MPSPLPRRPHLPGDLSPSSGDSRPCSSPCELLGRIPPRARRLRRRLAWCSIDWEQVCLLRRLGAGGFGSVYEATYHGVRVAVKQVSRCSKNPRASRRSFWAELNAARLCHANIVRVLAASTHPPPGFDSLGTVIMEFGGNITLHQVIYGPTGCPGDSGMQLGLERCLKYSLDVVSGLLFLHAQSIVHLDLKPANILISEQDVCKIGDFGCSARLDDLRSPRTPHHLGGTYTHRAPELLKGEPVTPKADIYSFAITLWQMSTREAPFSGERQHVLYAVVAYHLRPALRAPIFTDSVPRKTLAGIVQRCWAALAPERPSAELLLGDLHALKEELGGLETGSR, from the coding sequence ATGCCCTCGCCCCTCCCGCGGCGCCCTCACCTGCCCGGCGACCTCTCGCCGTCGTCGGGGGACTCGCGGCCCTGCAGCAGCCCCTGCGAACTCTTGGGTCGCATCCCGCCGCGGGCCCGGCGCCTCCGGCGCCGGCTGGCCTGGTGTTCCATCGACTGGGAGCAGGTGTGTCTGCTACGGAGGCTGGGCGCGGGTGGCTTTGGCTCGGTGTACGAGGCCACCTACCACGGCGTGCGCGTGGCCGTCAAGCAGGTGAGCCGGTGCTCCAAGAACCCGCGGGCGTCAAGGCGCAGCTTCTGGGCCGAGCTCAACGCGGCCCGGCTGTGCCATGCTAACATCGTGCGCGTGCTGGCGGCCAGCACGCACCCGCCCCCGGGTTTTGACAGCCTGGGGACTGTCATCATGGAGTTCGGGGGCAATATCACCTTGCACCAGGTCATCTACGGCCCCACCGGCTGCCCCGGGGACTCAGGCATGCAGCTGGGCTTGGAGAGGTGTCTAAAGTACTCCCTAGACGTGGTCAGCGGCCTGCTGTTCCTCCACGCGCAAAGCATTGTGCACTTGGACCTCAAGCCGGCCAACATCCTCATCAGTGAGCAGGACGTCTGCAAGATCGGGGACTTCGGCTGCTCCGCGAGGCTGGATGACCTGCGGAGCCCGCGAACGCCTCACCACCTGGGTGGCACCTACACTCACCGAGCCCCGGAGCTCCTCAAAGGAGAGCCTGTTACACCCAAGGCCGACATCTACTCCTTCGCCATCACCCTCTGGCAGATGAGCACGCGGGAGGCGCCCTTCTCGGGGGAGCGGCAGCACGTGCTCTACGCCGTGGTGGCCTACCACCTCCGGCCCGCCCTCCGGGCACCCATCTTCACCGACTCGGTCCCCAGGAAGACGCTGGCGGGCATTGTCCAGCGCTGCTGGGCGGCCCTTGCTCCCGAGAGGCCGAGCGCAGAACTTCTCTTGGGGGACCTCCACGCTTTGAAAGAGGAGCTGGGAGGACTCGAGACTGGATCCAGATAA